One Hippoglossus hippoglossus isolate fHipHip1 chromosome 13, fHipHip1.pri, whole genome shotgun sequence genomic window carries:
- the LOC117772720 gene encoding heat shock protein beta-7-like yields the protein MASVTSSSRRSSSSYRSSSRYSSSSSYRSEGSLGGSSDCLDPLFEPFLDSPDHSSLFGEEGPGGPSCLAPFSRQNRSSYGHAAPVCGAVTGRQSGAGGGVRCLGDSYYMSADVSQFEPHDIVLMAYKHQVVIHAEKVLDDGSISDTFTHKSLFPEDMDPLSVSGTLNPDGTLVVCVRRSSALSGPEPLGDPTYRCEANL from the exons ATGGCATCTGTGACATCCTCCAGCCGCAGATCCTCCTCGTCCTACCGCTCCTCGTCACGttacagcagctccagctcctacCGGTCCGAGGGCTCGCTGGGCGGATCATCTGACTGTCTGGACCCGCTCTTTGAGCCCTTCCTCGACTCCCCTGATCATTCCAGTCTGTTTGGAGAAGAGGGCCCCGGGGGACCCAGCTGCTTGGCCCCCTTCAGCCGGCAGAACAGATCCTCCTATGGACACGCTG ctcctgtgtGTGGCGCTGTGACAGGTCGTCAGAGCGGCGCCGGCGGTGGGGTACGTTGTCTTGGAGACAGTTACTACATGTCCGCTGACGTCAGCCAGTTTGAGCCACATGACATTGTGCTCATGGCCTACAAACATCAAGTCGTCATTCACGCCGAGAAG GTATTGGATGATGGCAGCATCAGCGACACATTCACCCATAAGTCCTTGTTCCCGGAGGATATGGACCCCCTGTCGGTCAGTGGAACCCTAAACCCTGATGGCACCCTGGTGGTGTGTGTCCGCCGGTCCTCAGCGCTCAGTGGGCCGGAGCCCCTGGGTGATCCCACCTACCGCTGTGAAGCTAATCTTTGA